A single window of Acidimicrobiales bacterium DNA harbors:
- a CDS encoding BTAD domain-containing putative transcriptional regulator codes for MEFRMLGPLEVRREGQRVALGGRQVEKLLAGLLLASGRVVSVDELVETLWDGEPPVTARQQIHKSVAALRRKVPGVVITDGPGYRLALTGAGATLDAAQFDRLANDATIPSLTAALGLWRGAALAGIDGRVIRARAVWLEERRLVAAEKLAELRIDAGESAAVAIELPALIAAHPWRESLRVLLMLALYRSGRQADALAAYADVRTVLCEELGLDPGPELARLHEQILRADPSLGARIRTAPSTLPYDVPGFVGRASELACILGEGRIHVVEGLAGIGKTALVVHAAHRLADRHPDGQLFVDLHGFTPGRSPVDPLTALEQLLRTLGVPPARIPDGIDARSAAWRSETAGRKLVVVLDNAVDADQVRPILPGSSTCRTLITCRVRLAELVDVTTVALDVLSPREARALFAEAVGPHRIADEEANLERVLELCGRVPLAVRLAASRLAHRPLWSVGTLAGKLAAAADPGIGTALAVSYDHLPPDEQPIVRLLACHPGPDFDAFAVAAVAEVHPDEADRLLENILDAHLLEQRSGDRYSFHDLVRRYARMLAPDEAATERARQRLHDYYLTMTTAAMDVIDRAPRWFEPAVSDPPEHRPDLPDRAAAWAWLAAEYKTLLALCETSRDWQLAAVLRTYFERTGQFGDWRRTHERALENLRDADHLGAAILHHSLGSVEGWSGRPEQAIAHFHEALTASRGDPGLAGPTLNSLGMALHLAGRDIEAEGFLREALTIEGRSPRLTSLTLGNLGLVNARLGRRAAALDLHHEAIALARGSAAPTVECAAELGLGETLLRIDEPDPGPFEHALALARANEHGIQEAIALDGLAHVTGEPEYWWQALGIFARLGVAQAQLVRAHLADPTSAHCDLCRASSPVNGARQRSASGR; via the coding sequence GTGGAGTTCCGCATGCTGGGGCCGTTGGAGGTTCGGCGGGAGGGGCAGCGGGTTGCTCTGGGAGGACGACAGGTCGAGAAGCTGTTGGCGGGTCTTCTTCTGGCCTCCGGCCGGGTCGTCTCGGTCGATGAGCTTGTGGAGACGCTCTGGGATGGCGAACCGCCCGTTACGGCTCGCCAGCAGATCCACAAGTCCGTGGCCGCTCTGCGGCGCAAGGTTCCCGGTGTCGTCATCACGGACGGACCCGGCTACCGGCTGGCGCTGACCGGTGCCGGCGCGACGCTCGACGCCGCACAGTTCGACAGGCTTGCGAACGATGCGACGATTCCGAGCCTCACGGCTGCGCTCGGGCTGTGGCGTGGGGCGGCGCTCGCCGGGATCGACGGGCGTGTCATCCGCGCCCGAGCGGTCTGGCTGGAGGAACGGCGACTTGTGGCTGCCGAGAAGCTTGCCGAGCTCCGTATCGACGCAGGCGAGTCTGCTGCGGTTGCGATCGAGCTTCCCGCGCTGATCGCCGCGCATCCGTGGCGCGAGAGCCTCCGAGTGCTGCTGATGCTCGCTCTCTATCGCTCTGGTCGCCAGGCCGATGCCCTGGCGGCGTATGCCGATGTCCGTACGGTCCTGTGTGAGGAGCTCGGACTTGATCCCGGCCCGGAGCTCGCCCGACTCCACGAACAGATCCTGCGTGCCGATCCTTCGCTCGGGGCGCGGATCCGTACTGCACCGTCGACCTTGCCATATGACGTTCCCGGGTTCGTCGGACGAGCCTCGGAGCTCGCATGCATCCTCGGCGAGGGTCGGATCCACGTGGTCGAAGGGTTGGCCGGCATCGGCAAGACCGCCCTGGTCGTCCACGCCGCGCACCGATTGGCCGATCGGCATCCCGACGGGCAGCTCTTCGTCGACCTGCACGGGTTCACACCCGGTCGGTCACCCGTCGATCCGCTGACCGCGCTCGAACAACTCCTGCGTACGCTGGGCGTTCCGCCCGCACGGATTCCGGATGGAATCGATGCCCGCTCGGCTGCGTGGCGTTCGGAAACCGCTGGCCGGAAGCTTGTCGTGGTGCTCGACAACGCCGTCGATGCCGACCAGGTACGACCGATCCTGCCCGGTTCCTCGACGTGCCGGACGCTGATCACCTGCCGGGTCCGACTCGCCGAACTGGTCGACGTGACGACCGTGGCCCTCGACGTGCTGTCCCCACGAGAGGCGCGAGCGTTGTTCGCCGAAGCGGTCGGTCCCCATCGGATCGCCGACGAAGAAGCGAACCTCGAACGTGTCCTCGAGCTCTGCGGTCGAGTTCCGCTGGCGGTGCGACTGGCCGCGAGCCGGCTCGCGCATCGCCCGCTGTGGTCGGTCGGAACGTTGGCCGGGAAGCTCGCGGCGGCCGCCGATCCGGGCATCGGGACGGCGCTGGCCGTGTCGTACGACCATCTCCCACCGGATGAGCAGCCGATCGTCCGACTCCTGGCCTGCCATCCCGGTCCCGACTTCGACGCGTTCGCCGTGGCCGCGGTCGCGGAGGTCCACCCCGACGAGGCCGATCGGCTGCTGGAGAACATCCTCGACGCGCACCTGCTCGAACAGCGGAGCGGGGACCGCTACTCCTTCCACGACCTCGTCCGGAGGTACGCCCGGATGCTCGCACCCGACGAGGCTGCAACCGAACGGGCACGGCAGCGGCTGCATGACTACTACCTGACGATGACGACGGCCGCTATGGATGTGATCGATCGGGCGCCGCGCTGGTTCGAACCGGCCGTCAGCGACCCGCCAGAGCATCGGCCGGACCTGCCTGACCGGGCCGCGGCATGGGCGTGGCTCGCTGCGGAGTACAAGACGCTGCTGGCGCTCTGCGAGACGAGTCGGGACTGGCAACTGGCCGCGGTCCTACGGACCTACTTCGAGCGAACCGGCCAGTTCGGGGACTGGCGCCGGACCCACGAGCGAGCCTTGGAGAACCTGCGCGACGCCGATCACCTCGGCGCTGCGATCCTCCACCACAGCCTGGGAAGCGTGGAAGGCTGGAGCGGCCGGCCCGAGCAGGCGATCGCTCACTTCCACGAGGCGCTGACCGCTAGTCGAGGAGACCCCGGGTTGGCCGGACCAACGCTGAACAGCCTCGGCATGGCGCTCCACCTCGCCGGCCGAGACATCGAAGCCGAAGGCTTCCTGCGCGAAGCGTTGACCATCGAAGGGCGGTCACCCCGACTCACCTCCTTGACCTTGGGCAACCTCGGCCTGGTGAACGCCCGCCTCGGTCGACGTGCCGCGGCCCTCGACCTGCATCACGAAGCGATCGCCCTGGCCCGGGGATCTGCCGCACCCACGGTGGAATGCGCGGCCGAGCTGGGTCTCGGGGAGACGTTGTTGCGCATCGACGAGCCCGATCCTGGGCCGTTCGAACACGCACTGGCCCTCGCCAGGGCGAACGAGCACGGGATCCAGGAAGCGATAGCCCTCGACGGGTTGGCCCACGTCACCGGAGAGCCCGAGTATTGGTGGCAGGCGCTGGGCATCTTCGCCCGGCTGGGTGTCGCGCAGGCACAGCTCGTGCGGGCCCACCTGGCCGATCCGACCAGCGCTCACTGTGACCTCTGCCGGGCGTCGTCCCCCGTGAACGGCGCCCGGCAGAGGTCTGCTTCAGGCCGGTAG
- a CDS encoding nuclear transport factor 2 family protein, giving the protein MLAAQAVLPATASGATADLEHSDSRRRCVAEFDAAVKEDNDAYEARDPERYEAILHPDLIFKGPDGSVVQGRDEHMEGAHAAWAVPGWHWSVTVLSRTVYDGCHSGIAIVDARTTYPDQPELDKHWSVTMTMVRERGEWLVAMDTVDRLPA; this is encoded by the coding sequence ATGCTCGCCGCGCAGGCGGTCCTACCCGCCACTGCCAGCGGAGCGACCGCCGACCTCGAGCATTCCGACTCGCGGCGGAGGTGCGTCGCAGAGTTCGACGCGGCCGTGAAGGAGGACAACGACGCCTACGAGGCGCGCGATCCGGAACGCTACGAGGCCATCCTCCATCCGGACCTCATCTTCAAGGGCCCGGACGGCTCGGTCGTCCAGGGTCGGGACGAGCACATGGAAGGGGCGCACGCCGCGTGGGCCGTCCCCGGTTGGCACTGGAGCGTCACGGTGCTGTCGCGGACGGTGTACGACGGCTGCCATTCGGGCATCGCCATCGTCGATGCTCGCACGACGTATCCGGATCAACCTGAGCTCGACAAGCACTGGTCGGTCACGATGACGATGGTGCGCGAGAGGGGGGAGTGGCTCGTCGCCATGGACACCGTGGACCGCCTACCGGCCTGA